DNA sequence from the Chryseobacterium indicum genome:
ATTAACCAAAAATATTGGTCATCGTCTCAGCGGTTCAGCATCCTACGAAAAAGCCGTAACATGGGCAGAACAAAAGCTTCGTGATGCAGGAGCCGATAAAGTCTGGCTTCAGGAAGTAATGGTTCCGGTGTGGGTTCGCGGAAAAGAATCTTTACAGATCAAAACCTCCAACGGAAAATGGAAAAGCTTAAAAATGCTTTCTCTGGGAAATTCTGAAGGAACGGGTGGAAAAAATGTTTCAGGAGAAATTATCATGGTGAGATCCATGGAAGAATATGATAAACTTCCGCCGGAGCAGGTGAAAGATAAAATTGTGTTCTTCAATTATCCTTTCAGCCAGACCTATATAGAAACGTTCAGAGGATATGGTGATGCAGCAAAATACAGATCTACCGCTGCTTCATTAACGGCTAAAAAAGGTGGGAAATTTGCGATCATCCGTTCTCTTTCCTCTGCTTTTGACGATGTTCCGCATACAGGTTCCATGCGTTATCAGGATGATAAAAAAATTCCTGCCGTTGCGGTCGGAAGCACGACAGCAGATGAACTGGCAGAACTTTTAAAATCACAGAAAATTACGGCCAAGCTCAACTCCAACTGTGGAATGAAGGGAGAAAAACTCTCCCACTCTGTGATCGGAGAAATTACCGGAAAGAAAGATAAAAGCGTAATCGTTGTCGGCGGACATCTGGATTCGTGGGACGTGGGTGAAGGTGCCCATGACGACGGTTCCGGAATCGTGCAGAGTATTGAAGTTCTGAGGACTTTTAAAAACTTAGGCATCCAGAATAATCACACCATCCGTGTGGTTTGTTTTGCCAATGAAGAAAACGGCGTCAAAGGCGGCGTTATGTACGGTAAAACCGTGAAAGAAAACAACGAAAAGCATCTTTTTGCCATAGAAACGGATGCGGGAGGATTTACCCCGAGAGGAATTTCCCTTGATATGGATAACGAAAAAAGAAAGCAGATCCAGAGTTGGGCAGACCTGTTTTTACCTTACGGAATTTATGATTTTAAAAATACCTATTCCGGAACAGATCTTTATCCGCTTCATGATCTGGGAATTCCGACAGCGGAACTGGTTCCCGATTCTCAAAGGTATTTCGACATTCATCACACAGAAGAAGATACTTTTGAAAAAGTAAACCGAAGGGAACTTCTGCTCGGTGCGAGTACTCTGACGCAGATTATTTATATGATTGATAAGAACTGGTAAAAAATACAAAACCGCTTTTTTAAGGGCGGTTTTTTTGTTTCAAATTTTGATGAAGAAACTCTTCGACAGGCTCAGAGTGACACCGCGAATGCTAACTGTGTTATTTAAACAATGAAAGATTGTTTTTAGTAAAGCCTTTAACGCTACATTGTCATCCTGAAAGAATTTCAACGATACATTAAAAACTTTGTTTAGATGCTTTCAGCATGACATACTGTAAATAAATCATCCTCCAATTGTTCTAAAGTTATTTTTTTTTGGTTTCTCGCAGATTGTGCAGATTACGCAGATTTTTTTCAATTTAAAATTGTTTATACTTTCTCAAATGTTTTTACAGCTTTTTTGTCATCCTGAAAGGATCTAAACAATGATTTAAAATAACAGAGATCAATAAATAAAACATTCAGAAACGAGCTCTTCGACAGGCTCAGAGTGACACCGCGAATACTAACTGTGTTATCTTAGCAATGAGTAATTGTTAAAGGCTATTTTAACATATAAAATGATTAACAATCCTATGTCATTCTGACGAAGGAAGAATCTGAAAATATACGATCTTACTAAATGATGACAGAGACTCTTCGACAGGCTCAGAGTGACACTGCGAATACTAACTGTAATATCTTAACAATGAAGAATTGTTTTTAGTAAAACCTTTAACGTTACATTATCATCCTGAAAGGATCTCAACGATCAATTGAAAATTTTATTTAAATGCTTTCAGCATGACATACTGTAAATAAATCAACCTCCAATTGTTTTGAAAATTATTTTATTTTTTGTTTCTTGCTGATTATGCAGATTGAGCAGATTTTTTAACGTAATCATCTGCTAAATTTGCACAATCTGCGGGAGATAATCATCACTCATACAGCTTGTCATCCTGAAAAGGATCTAACCAAATTATAGCGATTATTCAGCAATGAACAAATTCTTAGGAAGAAGAGACTCTTCGACAGGCTCAGAGTGACAGCGCGAATACTTATTGCAACATTTAAAAACAATGAAAAATTGTTTGTCCTTTCTCAAATGTATTCCCATCATTTTGTCATCCTGAAAGGATCTAACCAAATTATAATGATTATTCAGCGATGAACAAATCCTTAGGAAAAAGAGACTCTTCGACAAGCTCAGAGTGACAGCGCGAATACTAACTGTATTATCTTAGCAATGAGTAATTGTTAAAGGCTATTTTAACGTATAAAATTATTAATAATCCTATGTCATTCTGACGAAGGAAGAATCTGAAAATATACGATCTTACTAAATGATGACAGAGACTCTTCAACAGGCTCAGAGTGACACTGCGAATACTAACTGTAATATCTTAACAATGAAGAATTGTTTTTAGTAAAACATTTAACGCTACATTGTCATCCTGAAAGGATCTCAACGATACATTAAAAACCTTGTTTAAACGCTCTCAGCATGACAAAAAATCAATCTATATATGTACAGAATAATAACTGTTATCTGTTTTGTACAGGCATTATAAGAATTTTTATATTTTTGATAAAACTCTTTGAAAGAGAGCATGGCAACAAAAAATAAAACAGCACAGGAGAATAAAAAAAGCTGCCGGAAAGTTTACAGAAAAAACATAAAATTCAGGATTGCATTATCGGAAACTTCCGAAAGTCTCATCCTCTTCGGGTTCTCTCTGTCGGAATTTCCGACGACCCGAAACTGTTTTGGTTTGCGCCGCCGGAGATCTCCGAAAGCTTACTTTGATAGTGGTTTGCCCTGCCGGAATTTCCGACGATAAGAACCTCTTACAGTTTGCCGTCGGAAGTTTCTGAAGATAGAGAAAAAAATATCCGCAGACTCAGTACGATACTGATCCTCTGTGGCAGATATAATAATAAAATATAACGCACATGAAAAAACTAATTTCGATGGATGCCACAAAATTGCATCATGCCGAATTCGGGCAGCTTATCATCCGTTTCTATGAAGATTTTGCAGCTTCTGCCCTGAATGCAGAAACAGACCCGGATTTTAAAAGAATGTACGATGCCATACAGGCACAGATTCCCACGTATAACAGCGCACTCGATCAGATACGTGCCAGTGAAGAATCTAAAAAGATCGCTGAACTGGACGATATTCGTGATGCCGACATGCAGGCGCTGAGAGATGCCATAAAACCGTACAGAAACGCCAAAACAGAAACTGAAAAGAATGCCTATGCTTTCGTAAAAATTCTTCTGGATCAGTATAAAAATGTGCAGGACGATTCTTACGAAGAAGAAACCATCCGCCTGAATACAATGCTGGAAAAGCTGCTTTCTTCAGAATACAGCGCAGCGGTTTCAGCTTTGGGGCTGGTAAAATTCATCAATCATCTGGCAGAATCCAATACAGATTTTAATGATCTTTTTTCGCACCGTTCCTTTAAGACTTCCCAGAAACAGACATATGATGTCAAGATGCTGAGACAGACGCTGACCACAGATTACAAACAGATGTGCAATTACATCGCAACGTTAGCCGACGTGAAGCAGGATATTTTTTATCAGAATGTTCTGGCGATCATTAATAACGGAAGGAATTACTTTGCCAATATTGTTCTGGCAAGAAGACAGGGAAAAAAGAATAATGATCCTAAAACAGATTAATCTTAAAACCGCTCTTTCAAAGGGCGGTTTTTTAATGAGGAATATTTTAAAACAGAAACTCTTCGACGGGTTCAGAGTGACACCGCGAATGCTATATGCAACATTTAAAAACAATGAAAAATTGCTTCGTTATTTTCTTTGGTAGCATCATTAACACAATTATGTCATTCTGATTGAAATTTTGCGAAGCATGATGGAAAGAAGAATCTTTTGAATAATCTCCCGCAGATTTTGCAGATTAGGCAGATCTTTTTTTCAATTTAAAATTGTTTATACGTTCTCAAATGTATTAACAGCAGTTTAACGTTACCCTGTCATTCTGACGAAGGAAGAATCTGAAAATTAAATCATGACAGAGACTTTTCGACAAGCTCAGAGTGACAGAATACTAACTGTGTTATTTAAACAATGAAAGATTGTTTTTAGCAAAACCTTTAACGCTACATTGTCATCCTGAAAGAATTTCAACAATACATTAAAAACTTTGTTTAGATGCTTTCAGCATGACATACTGTAAATAAATCATCCTCCAAATGTTCTAAAAGTTATTTTATTTTTTGGTTTCTCGCTGATTGCGCAGATTACGCAGATTTTTAACGTAATCATCTGCTAAATTTGCACAATCTGCGGGAGATAATCATCATTCATACAGCTTGTCATCCTGAAAGGATCTTACCAAATTATAATGATTATTCAGCAATGAACAAATTCTTAGGAAAAAGAGACTCTTAAACAAGCTCAGAGTGACAACGCGAATACTAACTGTGTTATTTAAACAATGAAAGATTGTTTTTAGCAAAACCTTTAACGCTACATTGTCATCCTAAAAGAATTTCAACAATACATTAAAAACTTTATTTAGATGCTTTCAGCATGACATACTGTAAATAAATCATCCTCCAAATGTTCTAAAAGTTATTTTATTTTTTGGTTTCTCGCTGATTGCGCAGATCTTGCGGATTTTTTCTACTTAATAATCTGCTCAATTTGCAAAATCTGCGGGAGATAATAATCCAAATCCTTCAGAAAAAGAGACTTTTCGGCAGGCTCAGAGTGACAGCGCGAATATTATATGCAATATTTTAAAACAATGAATAATTGTTAAACATTTTCATCCATTGAAGCAGTTTAAAATAAATTTTATTCCGTGTCTCAACTCTCAAAAAAATACCCTACTTTTAGCCCCTAAAATAATAAACATGAAGAAACTCATTTTTGCATTCTGCATGATCCTTGTATGCAGCAGCCAAATTGTAATGGCACAGTCTAAAGCCAAAACAAAAGTACAGACTACGAATTCCAAGGAATCCATCTTAAAAGCAATGTATAAAGACATTTCTGAAAGCATGGTAAAAGAAGGAACTCCCAAAGAAAAGGCTGAGAAATTTGCAGACTGTCTTACTAAAGATCTTGGTGCAAAATTAACTACTGACGAGCTTAAAATGCTTGACAAGCTGAATACGATGAAAGACAAAAAAGAAAAGGAAGAACTTGCGAAAAAAGCAGAAAAAATGGGGATCAGAAAGAAAATGGAAACCGTGGGTGTTAACTGTGGATCGATCCTGAAATAGTGACAATTCCCAACAATCTGTAAGATTCTTATTCACTAAAAAACAGACGGTACAAATGAATGTACCGTCTGTTTTTATATTTCTTTAAGCTGATTTCTACACAAACTCATTCGTGTCGGCTTTATATTTTTTGTTGAACAATCCTGCCTGTTCCAGCTTTTTCAGATGGGCTTTGAGTCCGTTGATTCTTGTCGGATAGTGGGTATTTCCTATTGTACACAGATTCTGGAATGCTTTTTCGTGACTGTCGGTATCCAGCGCATAACTGATCCTGTCATACGTTCCTCTTCCCTGATGCAGAATATCGCAGATCATAAAGCATACTTTTGCAGGATAACCATTCAGATTAAGCCTTTTGCTGTACTTTTTCATGTTTTCTTTGTACAGACTGATCGACTGTTCCACCTGTACTCTTCTGTGATTCGGGTCGTTGGTCGCCCAATGGATAAATCTTGCCGAACAGATAAGTTCCTGCTGTTCCACTTCATTGGTGGTAGGATTCAGATATTCCATCAGCTTTTGGGAACTGCTGTCGTTTTCAAGCTGAGAAGTGGCTCCTGCATCATTTTTATAGAAAATGCGGTCATTAATCAGGCGAAGTCTCGGGAAGTATTCCAAAGCATTTGGTAAGGTAAGCAGTTTTCTGAAAAATCTTACAAAATCTCCATTCGGAACGTGCGCTGCAAACTGCATAAAACCGAATGTAAAGTAGGCTCTGTCATACGTATTCAGGCAGAGAAAAGATCCCTGGCTTTCTACTTTCGCGGTAGCCTCGATAAAGTATGCCCAAAAACCGAATTCATTCACATAATCGGCGGCATTGTACACGAGATTATTAGAAACCGAAACATTGTAAAGTCCGAATCTCTGTTCATATTTCGTCTTGTAAGCCACGAAAAATTCCGGATCTGTAAGACCGGTTACTTTTGCATAATACGCGGTTTTTCCTGTGGAAGTAACTGCGGAACGGATTTTAAAATCGTAAGCCATAGTTAAAAGTTTTAAATTTAGTGTACTGCTAAGGTAAGATTTCCCTTTTATTTACGGAATAGCTATTTCGGGTAGTTTAATGTTTCGTAAAATTCAGAAGGATTGCTGTTGGTATTCGTGCCATCACTCTGAGCTTACCGAAGAGTCTGCATCAGCATTTAGTATTTGAGATTCTTCCTTCGTCAGAATGACAAGGTAACGTTAAACTGCTGTTAATACATTTGAGAACGTATAAACAATTTTAAATTGAAAAAAATCTGCGCAATCTGCACAATCTGCGGGAGATTAATTAAAAAAAGATTCTTTGAACTTCGTTCGCATCCCTTCAGGCTGTGTCAGAATGACAATGTAACGTTAAAGGTTTTACTAAAAACAATCTTTTATTGTTTAAATAGCACAGTTAGTATTCGCGGTGTCACTCTGAGCCTGCCGAAGAGCTTCTTTCTGAATGTTTTATTTATTGATCTTTGTTCTTTTAAGTCATTATTTAGATCCTTTAGGATGACAAGCTGCATGATTATTATCTCCCGCAGATTTTGCAAATTTAGCAGATGATTAAGTGGAAAAAATCCGCACAATCTGCGCAATCTGCATAATCCGCGGGCGATAATTCAAAAAGATTCTTCTTTCCATAATGCTTCGCAAAATTTCAATCAGAATGACAAGCGACCGTTAAAGATTTTGGCAGATAAAAAGAATTGTAAACAAATATTCATTGCTGAGATAACACAGTTAGTATTCGCGATGTCACTCTGAGCCTGCCGAAGAGTCTCTTATTCTGAATGTTTTAGTCATTGGTATTTTAAAATTAATTGTACTATTCTGAGATCCTTTCAGGATGACAAAAATGCAGTAAATACATTTGAGAAATTATAAACAATTTTAATCAGACAACGGTGTCTTTCTGGAATTCTTCATCAGAATGAAAAGAAAACCATAATTAACCTAAATCACCATTAATTTCCCTGATTAAATCTTCCATTTCACCTCTGAAATCATCCTCAAAAACCAATGGTCTGTTGTCGGACTGAATCATACTTTTTATTTTTTCGCAGATGTCTATGAGTTTTCCGATTAAAGAGTTCTTTTCGGGTGATGAGATTTTCCCCATTTTCAAAATGTTGGAGAAATAATACTGTACTCCGTCGAGAACAATACGACGCTCTTTAGGATATCTCGTCTGGCAAAGCGCGCTTTCAAACAATTGTTGCAGTATTTTATAGGAATCCGGTGGCAACTTTCTTTGATATTCTAAAATTCTTTCTTCTTCGTTACCTTCCGAAAGTTGGATCGCACGTTCTGCAATTTTATAAACGATGCGGTAGTTTTCGATTCCTTTTTTTCTTTCTACGAACAGAATTCTTTCGGTATCGAAAGAGGGAATTTCCAGAAAATACATTTCTGCATACACGTCTCCCATGAGTGCATTCATAATTTTCACAAAACTGCCGAGACTTCTATGGCTCGAACTGCTTCCGCAAGGTTCAAGATGGTTTCTTTCTAACATGGTTTTTAGATTGAGCGGAAATTGGGGAGTGCGTTTTTCATGGGGTTGTTTTTGGGAAAATAAGATTTTTGGTAGAAGAGTATTTTTTTAACAGCTATTTTTCTATTTGTAATATTTGAAGTTCAATATCAGTAGTTCTCATTTGTTTTGAAAGATCAATCAATGTAAACTTTGCAATATTAGAATTATATTTATCTATGTTATCATATAAATTTCTTTTTCCTTTTTTATTAGTATCCAAAACAGACAATACAAATACAATTTTTTTATTTTTAAATATTTCGATAAATTCATCTTGACTAATATTTTTAAATTGTCTTTTAACTTTTAAATAGTAATCATTTCCTCTTTTGTAATTTACCGCTTCATCATATAAACTCCTTAAATATTTATAATCCAGCCTCATATCTTCTTCTATTATTTTAGCAGAAATAAAAATTTGATTACATAAATCTCTCATAGAATTATCAAAGCCTTTCTTAACGTGATAAAAATAAACTATGTTATTTAAACTATCAACCTTCATAATATCGCAAGCTTCAACATTGGAAGGTGTAATTTTATCAAAAACATAAGTATCATTTTCACCAATATGTGATGAGTTAAATAAATTTTCGCTTCCTTTAGACCATTTATTTAAATTTGGTCCTTTACATTTATTTTCATTTAAAAAATATTTTGTTTCATCATTAATGTTCTCAATAAATGATTCTTTTACCCAATACCAATCTTTTTCTATTAAAAAATAAGTTTTTTTCTTATAATTGATTTCTGTACAAAAATGATCAATCAGTCTATCTAAAGTTAATGTTTGCCCATTTTCATCAAATGTCTCGATGTAAGAATTCAAAATTATTTTTTTAAATTCATTATAATCAACTTCTTCTTCTAAGATTTTATCTAAAATATTTATAACAGTCTGAATCTCTCTAATAATACCCTCTACATTTTCTTCAAGGTCATCTTTACTTGTTCTAATATAAAATCTACTAGATGAAGCATTAAAATATCTCTCGAACTC
Encoded proteins:
- a CDS encoding M28 family peptidase; translation: MKKILGTTLTLLGLAVFGQAKEDSIQFAKISTEILNKGKAYNELRELTKNIGHRLSGSASYEKAVTWAEQKLRDAGADKVWLQEVMVPVWVRGKESLQIKTSNGKWKSLKMLSLGNSEGTGGKNVSGEIIMVRSMEEYDKLPPEQVKDKIVFFNYPFSQTYIETFRGYGDAAKYRSTAASLTAKKGGKFAIIRSLSSAFDDVPHTGSMRYQDDKKIPAVAVGSTTADELAELLKSQKITAKLNSNCGMKGEKLSHSVIGEITGKKDKSVIVVGGHLDSWDVGEGAHDDGSGIVQSIEVLRTFKNLGIQNNHTIRVVCFANEENGVKGGVMYGKTVKENNEKHLFAIETDAGGFTPRGISLDMDNEKRKQIQSWADLFLPYGIYDFKNTYSGTDLYPLHDLGIPTAELVPDSQRYFDIHHTEEDTFEKVNRRELLLGASTLTQIIYMIDKNW
- a CDS encoding DUF6261 family protein, whose product is MKKLISMDATKLHHAEFGQLIIRFYEDFAASALNAETDPDFKRMYDAIQAQIPTYNSALDQIRASEESKKIAELDDIRDADMQALRDAIKPYRNAKTETEKNAYAFVKILLDQYKNVQDDSYEEETIRLNTMLEKLLSSEYSAAVSALGLVKFINHLAESNTDFNDLFSHRSFKTSQKQTYDVKMLRQTLTTDYKQMCNYIATLADVKQDIFYQNVLAIINNGRNYFANIVLARRQGKKNNDPKTD
- a CDS encoding DUF6119 family protein encodes the protein MSDKIQNNIFFLRDKITVRTKTNGTRIRSVDFSFLKSFFNDKEFLEQKVKQNLDGGYEIKLFYKRAENKIKWKNFIKSISLAGEKILELEDSISESYIILFKNIKTGKIYASTGGYAHITIQEIATTDFGIQILSRIIKLDDKALRATKERNLTGGIQGETKIFRKDYNLYENKDYSKLYNELNALIDQKTLVEKFGFEKSEIKNNSICVVKNSFLLKKSISFQELLEVIKKCENLIDGSTDVTEINSLERITRTDKVLLETLLDEILKEIYLNYLDKDKFVSVEISNKEFERYFNASSSRFYIRTSKDDLEENVEGIIREIQTVINILDKILEEEVDYNEFKKIILNSYIETFDENGQTLTLDRLIDHFCTEINYKKKTYFLIEKDWYWVKESFIENINDETKYFLNENKCKGPNLNKWSKGSENLFNSSHIGENDTYVFDKITPSNVEACDIMKVDSLNNIVYFYHVKKGFDNSMRDLCNQIFISAKIIEEDMRLDYKYLRSLYDEAVNYKRGNDYYLKVKRQFKNISQDEFIEIFKNKKIVFVLSVLDTNKKGKRNLYDNIDKYNSNIAKFTLIDLSKQMRTTDIELQILQIEK